GCGCAGCACCAGCATCGGCCAACGGGGCCGCGACCCGTCGCCGGCACCATCGCCGGACCGGGCCCGGCGCTGGATGTCGGCGATGTCGTCCAGGGCGGCGTCCAGGGTGGTGGCCAGTTGTTCGTGCACCAGCGCCGGATCGGACCCGGTGACGAACAGCGGTTCGTATCCGTAGCCGCGCAGCAGGTCGGCCAGCTCCGATTCGGGGATTCGGGCCAGCACGGTCGGGTTGGCGATCTTGTAGCCGTTCAGGTGCAGAACCGGGAGCACGGCGCCGTCGGTGGCCGGGTTCAGGAACTTGTTGGAGTGCCAGCTCGCGGCCAGCGGCCCGGTCTCGGCCTCGCCGTCGCCGACCACGCACAGCACCACCAGGTCCGGGTTGTCGAACGCGGCGCCGTAGGCGTGGACGATCGAGTAGCCCAGCTCGCCACCCTCGTGGATCGAACCGGGGGTCTCCGGGGCGACGTGGCTGGGAATACCGCCGGGAAAGGAGAACTGGCGGAACAGACGCCGGATTCCCTCGGCGTCCTGGCCGATCGCTGGATACACCTCGGTGTAGGTGCCCTCCAGGTAGGCGTTGGCCACCAGGCCGGGGCCGCCGTGCCCGGGTCCGGTGATGTACAGGGCGTTCAGATCGCGATTGCGGATCGCGCGGTTCATGTGTGCGTACAACAGGTTCAGCCCGGGCGTGGTGCCCCAGTGGCCGAGCAGACGTGGCTTCACGTGCTCGGGCAGCAGCGGCTCGGCGAGCAGCGGGTTGTCCATCAGATAGATCTGGCCGACCGACAGGTAGTTGGCCGCCCGCCAGTACCGGTCGATCAGGTCCAGCTCCGCCGGGTCGAGAGTGGCCTTGGCCCGGCCGGTGCGGGTGGAGACCTCGGCCGTCGCGATCACTGAGAGACCGCCTGGGTGTGCGGCGCGGGGTGGTGGCGGACGGCGTCCTTCCGCTCGTCGACGACGACCACCGGGCAGGCGGCATGACGTCGGCAGGCCGACTCGACGTTGCCCCGGAACAGGTCGCTCAATGCGGTGCTCGTCCGCGCGCCGAGGACCAGGAGGCGTGCGCCGGCTGACCGTTCGGGCAGGATCGCGGTGGGGTTGCCGTGCCGGCTCAGCTGGGTCACCACCGGCATCCGCCCCGACACGGGGTCCGGGCCGACATCCGCGAGCGCGGCGGCCACCTCGTTCTGCAGCATGCAGGCCGATGCCACCTGCAGTTCCTGGGACGAGCCCAAGGCGACATCGGTCAGGGTCTGTGGGATCCAGCAGTGCACCACCTCGACCGGGGACCCGGTGGCGGCCCCTTCGCGTAGCGCCCACCGCAGGGCGGCCAGGCTGTTGGCCGAACCGTCGATTCCGACCAGCACGGTGCGGTTTGATTCCTCGATCGTCATGACTGCTCCATCTTCTTCGTCTGTGTGGCGGAACCAGCGGGCGGCCCGGAGTCGAAACGGCGGCGTGCCCATCTGGAGTCAACCGTCCGGCCACCGGTCTGGCCAGGGTCCAAAGGCCCTGGCCACCCGGGCGTTCGGGCCGAATTCGCGGGCCGAGCAATGACCTTCGCCTCTCCCGACGGATACGCTCAAGGGCAGATCCTGGCGGTGATCAAATTCCTGCTCACCCATGGAGAATGGCAATGACGACCACCGTCCGTCCCACCGTCCCGGCCCCATCGGCCGCGCCGACCGGCACCGCTCCGACCGGTGCGGCTGCCACCGGC
This window of the Nakamurella panacisegetis genome carries:
- a CDS encoding universal stress protein, encoding MTIEESNRTVLVGIDGSANSLAALRWALREGAATGSPVEVVHCWIPQTLTDVALGSSQELQVASACMLQNEVAAALADVGPDPVSGRMPVVTQLSRHGNPTAILPERSAGARLLVLGARTSTALSDLFRGNVESACRRHAACPVVVVDERKDAVRHHPAPHTQAVSQ